CCTTTAAAACTTAAATACCCACTAAAATATAGTGAGGAGGTTAGTAAACTGAACACTTAGAAATCTGCAATCCGGCCAGTCTGTAGTGTTGTCGTTCCACAGGGATGAACAAAACAAGCCATTAATCTTGTTAAATCcatcttacttttcttttcattcccACTGTGCAGATGATCCTCCATCTGATGAACTTTAGTTTGCTTTTATGTTGGAGACAGATCcataattaaatataacagtgtgtttacattttgtacatacCTCCTGTGGTCCTGCTCTACGTCTCTCAcaccttttttctcttctctctggttACTCTCTACCGCCTcactctgacaaaaaaaaaaaaagattattcaaagtttaaaggaaaagaaagcTTAAGTTTATATGCACATGGAAACTGAGAATGACATGAATTGGATCTGAGCAGCATTAACTGTAAAGGTCGGTGTCAGGGTTTATATTTAACATGGAAAACTTAACAAGGTGCCTTTAAGGGCTCTGCTGATGGTAAGGAATTTGGAGGTGCTTCATCGAAAAAGTGTGGAAATTGAAACATTCCAATGCAATATGCAAGAACAaagcaaaatgacaaacaaagcaTGCTGAGTAAACCACATATGCATGAAGAGGATTACTGCATCAAGTTTGTGAGCATAATAGCTAACCAGCATAAgcagaaaaatgtgcaaaaacatcaaaacataaatAGAAAGATAAATGGCAAAATGAAACACAGGAGGAGGACGTCCAGTGAGTTTGTTTCTTGGCTTGTGCAATAACCAGTGTTGTATAATCTGTGATGTGTCCGGCACAAAGCAGCTTTCGAAGAGAAGTTGATTATATGTTGTGCAGCCAATGATactcaataaaaatgtaatgcacCAGTATTTATACTGAAAAAAGTCTATTTTCTTTGGAATAAagattcatatatatatatatatatatatatactgtacacacacatatcctttattttccctctttctgtTGTCCTGTCTCAGGGGAGCTCATGGGTTATTTAGgatggaaagaaaaggaagaaggaaCACACAGCCCACCTGTGTGAGCACTCTCTGCTCCCATCAAAGCAAAGCATGAAATCTCCCACTCAGACACACAAgttacacatgtacacacacacacacacacacacacacacacacacacacacacacacacacacacacacacacacacacacacacacacacacacacacacacacacacacacaaatagaggATATGAAGGGGAGATCAATCTGTATTATGGAGCCAATGCAGAAAGAACAACAGATCCCAGGGTCCCAGCAAGAACCACATCAAGAAGTTTGACTTTTGCTGCTCTGCGGCCGCAAGCTTTCATCTCCTAATCTGTGACGTCTATCTGGGAGAGCTGAAGCCTGGGAGAgtctgagagaggagagggaaggaaatgagaggagaggaaatgagaggacagggaggaaaaggaaataAGTGGCAAGGCGAGGGAAGTAGATGGCAGGAAAGGAGACAGAAGGAAATAAGAGGgaaggaaacaaaaggaaacaaaataaaattaaaggcAGGGAAAGGAGAGGGAAGTAAATAAGAGGAAAGAAGGACAGAAGGAAAAAGGGAAAGTAGAGGCAAGGAAAGATATGTATGCATAGAAAGGataagaaaggagaggaaaggacaggaggagaggagactaAAGAGGCAAGATGAGACAAGACAGGCAAGGAGACAAtaaagaaatggagagaaaaggaagggCGAGGAGAAAGGCCTTTTACGacatgagacaaaaaaagggaagacGTAATGGGTGAGGAGACAACGAGAGGAGACAAAGCGAGTTGAGACAAAGTGAGATGTGAAGGCGGGAAGAGGTGAGTCTCTGCTGCTGGCTGTTACACTGTGTAATCCAGTTAGCCTGTCAGTGTGTTactgcgtgtgtgcgtgtgttactgtgtgtgtgtgtgtgtgttactgtgtgtgtatgtgtgtgtgtgtgtgtgtgtgtgttactgtgtgtgtatgtgtgtgtgttactgtgtgtgtccCACCATAAAACAAGAGACTTCTTTATTACTGTAACTGActgctttctgtttctttcaccACCATAGTTTGACCCAAggtatctctcacacacacacacacacacacacacacacacacacacacacacacacacacacacacacacacacacacacacacacacacacacaaaaaaaggtctctgtgagaaaaagagagagtgagagagacgaGAGGCACAACGATGAGAAAAAAGcccagaaagaaaacatttccctCCGTCCACCCGAGGGAGCTGCGTGTGCAGTTTCAGCAGCGTTGTCAGTCACCACATGATCCGCTCACGGCCGTGTACAGTGTGGAGTACAGTGTGGAGTACAGTGTGGAGTACAGTGTGGAGTACAGTGTGGAGTACAGTGTGGTGTACAGTGTGGAGTACAGTGTGGAGTACAGTGTGGAGTACAGTGCGGAGTACAGTGCGGAGTACAGTGTGGAGTACAGTGTGGAGTACAGTGAGCCTTCGGGGCGGTTTCCTGcacactctcttcttctctggtgtcattgacacacacacacacacacacacacacacacacacacacacacacacacacacacacacacacacacacacacacacacacacttggctgGGGTGGAGGAGCACAGACGTTATTAACGTGTCTGACTTTCTGACAGAAGCTGTCATCACGCTCCAATAAATCTTATGTTTTCTGAGCTAAGAATAACCGTGACCTCTTCATATTTAAGTAGCTATTGATTTTAAGATTCACAGCAGCAATTATCACCTCCtctaaaaaaaagattgttgatTAAGAGGAAAGTTATTCACAACGAGGATTTGCCTTCTTTTGACTGACAAGGCGTGTGATTGGCTGGTGGGGAGCTTGGGTTTCCTCCAGGCACTTTTACTAACGCAGGTTATTCCGCTCTGGTCCGTCTCCTGCAGACTCCTCACGGTCGTGTCatgttttgtctctgtctctgctcagCGTGAACTCTGGGAAGTCCCTTGAGCTCCGCCCTTCCACTCATTCCCTCCCAGGAAAAACTAACaatgcagagaggaagagcggctgagaaaaaaggaagcagtgaaaacaaaaggagaaggGGAAAGGAGCCGACAAACGGACGGACATCAAGAGGAGAATCAGTGGCCGATTCCTCTTGTGTATTTACACTTCCTCATTTACGCCACCGTGAGCTCGCTGTACTGCTGTTTGCCCCGGCTCTGACCAGGCGATAATTATAAGGGGGGATCTGGCTCCTCACCCCACCCGGCCTACTGGGGATACCGCTTAATACCCGAGCTGCCCCGGACGGTGAAAACTCCGCTCCCATGAATATTTATTCAGGAAACCGCTTACAAAGGCAGATCTATTGGCGTGAATAACCACAGAGCCTTCAGTCTCCGACCCCCACGGCCACAGATATGAGACTCAACACTGAACCCTGGGACCCACAGAGCAGGcgtgtgaacgtgtgtgtgtgtgtgtgtgtgtgtgtgtgtgtgtgtgtgtgcattcaggCACATATATGTCTGCattgtagaaataaaaataggagCAGAACGGACATTGAACTGTTCATTTGACtgggacaaaataaaaatgctgtttgttgttAATGGGGACATGACACGTCGTAGTTAGCTCTTTTTCCGGAGTGAAGCATGGCGGTATTAgcccaaaaaaaagcattaaagctATCTAACTAGCCCTCGGTTAGTTAGATAGCTAGCTGTCACTCATTTGACGACAGCAATGTGATTTTGTACGCTGTGACAAGactgtgtggatgaagcattaagttgttaagTTAACTGCACCCCCCcctccaaaaatgttttaaaaaacaggccCCTTCCCTCccacataacaacaacaatacaaaacttacaattaaaaacaataaataaataattcctCCCTGACGGTGCTATTGTCGTGCGAGGCAACACATGACCCtgacattattaatattttattttattttgacagtgttAAACGCAcatgtggggcggctgtggcgtagtggagagcaaggtagttctccaatcagagggtcggtggttcgatacccggcttcggcagtcgatgcgcccttgggcaagacacctaaccccaagttgctcccgaaggcttgccattggtgtggactggatgtgaatgaatgttagttagagtctgatggtggcagcATGGtacctgtcatcagtgtgtgaatgggtgaatgatatgtaatatatactactgattgtaagtcgctttggataaaagcgtctgctaaaaatgactgtaatgttcatggatgttattattttgtaatttatgtCATCTGTCCTTTTATCTATTTACTTTCATacttttggttgttttggtcATTTCTGCAAAAACTCAACCCCAGCGAGGACACAACTTGTCCTTAGTTGGTTTAGCTTATGGAAGTTAGAATGGGAATGTCTGTTCTACTCCAGTTTTATTCCTATGGTGTAAATGCAAACACGCTGATGCCgtatatgtaaacaaaacatgtgaaagCACAtacaactgcacacacacacacacacacacacacacacacacacacacacacacacacacacacacacacacacacacacacacacacacacacacacacacacactatgtggTTGCTGGCTTACCCTAGATGACGTGTGTGCGGCACTGCTGGATGCCAGTGGACCCGGGGCCGTCCTCTCAAACCTCTGCAGAAAACTCTCAGTCTTcctacaataaatacacacaaaacatcGCCCGCCATGCAGTTGGGCATTTtccaaaaagacaaacatggaaacacacacacacgcactgatAAATAAGGTATGGAGAAGTATTTTGTTTACTCCACGGATGCTCCGCAGGCCTGGGATACTGACAGTGCTGGATTCCCACAAAGTTGACCAAGTTTGTTTGTCCCTCACTGACACCGCTCTCCTCAGTTCAAGAGCTGTTCTGTCCCACTCCAGCTCCTTAGCCCATTTTTCTAAATCACCTCATTGTTTCGTTCAGGTTCACACATTGGTCTGctgtctcttgtttttgtttctcttgtaAAGAAGCCAGAGATGCTACTTGACAAGCCACTTTCCCCGGAGCCGTCTCTGCATAATATTCCAATAACATGTCGACTGTCAGGGTAATTGATTTAGAGTGGTCTGGTGCACTGTTGGAGAATACAGCATGAAAGCCTTGTGCAGACAGAAGAAACTCTAAATCATTATTGTGTACACAACCAATTTATTATCCCAAATCCCTGGTCATTTTAAAGGGGCACTACACTGATTTTACATGTCGAAGTCAATTCACTCGTCATGGGGAATGCTAATCAGTgtgtgaaaacagttgtgtgtaatctcctctgtggctctgaaggAGCTTTGTCAAATCTGACAAGGAACACAAGCGACATCAACCAGatacttttttattcatgtaataAATATCCTAATTCCAGTCAGATGGTAATCTGAATGAGAAATGAAGAAGTGATCAATTtaagaggacatgaggacatccTACAAACCTTTTCCCAAGTGCCACCAGCAGGTTTACATGTGGCTTTGATTGAAATGTTTCAATACTTATTGGAagaatttttaattaaatttgtttCGCAAATTCATGTGACCTCAGCTGTAATTTCTGTTTAGcgtaaattaataaatgtcagCATGCATAACATTCTAACCAAatatggtgaacatggtaaacattatatctgcataaagggacagtgtgtaggatttggtggcatctagtggtgaggctgcagattgcaacaaactaattaCCCCTCCGCTCACTTCTCTCTTACCAAGACTGCAGTATTGTGAGCCACCAAAACCGTTGCAACAGTGTTTGCTGTTACTGTAGTTTCAAAAAgcgtgtcggagaactacgTTGGCCTTCAGCTGACgtaaaaatgtgaaaggctTTCTCTGGATCTAGTGTTTGGTTGTCTGCTTTGGgctactgtatataaaaacattgttaagaatattgtattacattttcgCTAATACATCCCCGAAATGCCACACACTGGCCccttagcatgttagcattatccTTAAAGCACTGCTGTGCAGCCTCACAGTCACTAGCATGGTGGTAAACACTTAGTCTTGTTTATTCTTCAATGATGTCTTCCAAGAAtacaatttcatatttatattagtAGTAAACAGCATGGGGCAATAAGAGGTGAAGCTCATGTTGCCTGTCTTCGTGcttgtaaatttccctgctgcgggactaataaaggattatcttatcttttctctttccctgATATTTAAGActggttttctcttttttcctttttcttccaaCAAACAATGCAGCTTAATAAAACTCCAGAGTTAATTATACGTCAGCAGAGGATCAGACATTTGGCGCTTCCTTTTGTAAAGGTCTGGATATTGTGATATCCGATGCTACATAGAACAAATGCAAAGCAAGAAAGAACACAACACGgcaccaaaaacacacaatgcagcACCGTGACAGTGACGAGGCCCGAGTTAACCTGATCCAGGGCTGACCTTACGTGATCCTGCCGGTgctgctccctcctcctctgctcctcctgctgcctctTCTCCTCCAGGAGCTCTGCCTGCAATGCATCACAGACAGAGCAGTCACACCACAGCACAAAACTGGATGCATGGCGTTTAGCCTCCAGGCAACAACATGCAGCCACACATTTAACATACATGAGGTACGGTATACGGGCTGCAATTACTGCTGTAGAACACAAAGGGTTCTGTTGCACACTGTGTGCAGAAATTGACATGGAAAACGTGTCTTTGAAGTTCATGATATTATGAACATAAAAGTAgcttaaattacatatttttaacCTCCAAAAAGCATCAAGATATAAGATAAAAGCAATACATTCCAAGATAAGGTTCAATTATGTTcaacaaatcattaaaaaggtCATGTTCAAAATATGTGGTATTTTATAATATCTATTTAAACAGTTCCATTATCTACAAGATCAAGCTTCTTAAAAAAccttaattatattttatgtgaTATTTTGTAAGCTGATACATCACATTTTTCTCGATCCCATTGTGATATAAAGAGATGGAAATCCCTTCCAGTCCCCTGTAATTGCAGTGTATTTGCAAAGTATTCATCTATGAATTATAGTTTCATTTTGAGATTTTATTCCGGCACCACCGCCATGTCGGCTGTTACAGTATGaatttactgtaaaacaaatcaaagaggCAGGGATGACCTgtagcattttcattttttgcggTTTGAACGCTTAATAATTTTCCagccctgaccctgaatcccaAACCCACCCAAAACCAAAGTGGATCAGGATGGATTCATGACCCAGCCTCTTGTTAGATCACGTCTATGGACGTAGAAGTGGCTGTCTCACATGCTCCATTTGCTGGATTACCGGAACATTCCTACTGCTTCACAGAGGTCATGGCGCAACAGGAAAAGGTCTGTTGGAATACCGCTTTGGTCTTAATAATTAATGACCCTTCCACATAACTGTAGCAGTCAATTAACCACTATGAGACCAAAGGGCGAGGCCAGACTGTGGAGTGGAACATGTCTGAGAACAGAGTGAGAAGCTGTCCTCCATTACTGTGAAACCCCATGAGACCATTAATCAGGTGGCTCTAGTGACGGGTGTGTGAGGGAAGACTctgctctgacacacacacacacacacacacacacacacacacacacacacacacacacacacacacacacacacacacacacacacacacacacacacacacacacacacacacacacacacacacacacacacacacacacacacacacacacacacacggctacAGCTCAGGTGGATGCTTGACTCTACTGACATCTAGAGGCCAAACATGATATTGTTTCTCACTGGTGGAAGAAAAAACTAGTGCCATGCAGTAGGAGGGTGAAACCAGTagcaaaatgatcaaaatgaatATCTACCTTTCAAAAAcgtgcttttttccccccccacgGTGACAtcagtatttctgtatttgcagcATGTTTCTGgatttgtttgcattttcttGCAGTGGATTTTGTTATGCTGCATGATCGTTTGGTATAGGATTCTTcgtttgattgtgtttttctatttgcgtgttttttctttgtttggggtgtagtcataaagtcataaagtctACTTTAATTGATTTACAGATCTGAGCAACTCTCAGTTCCTATTCTGTTTGGCATTGCCttttataatcaaataattattaatttcttACACTGCACtctcacatttattattttattctatacAACAATAATTCAGACTCCTGCTCAAGCTTGTGATTTATATTTCTGCACAGTGCACTGTTTTGACTGGCAGgtcaaaacaactacaaataggAATATTCATCACAGAGGAGGCACAGATATGACACTTTCTGCTGAACTCGTggaccagaatgcaatgcagccaCAAGTCATACCATATTCTGAGGAAGTGGTGCAACTCTTCACTGGAAAAACACCAACTATTGCAACTGCTTTTGCTCTTTCCACCAACTCTCACAGCTCATGGCTGAGTGAAGCGCATTCCTGACAGGGAACTCTGGGGTTTGTCAAAAAGCACTCTGGGAATTACAGGAAATCACTATGCTGACTGAAATACAATCAGATTAGAAGGTTTTAAGGCGTCACTCTAAAATGACTCCCCAAAGggtgttaaatatataaaatgtgttgaatgtgtttCCATATATTGTAATGATTAGTTctgtaactgaaatataaatagGCGGAGGTGGCGACTGATTTAAAGCAGgttttttaagataaattgAGAAATCATTTCTTAAAAGGCCAAATTATATATCATTCTTGTTGTTTATATCTTGGTCTCACCTTCTTCCTCTGTATATCTTTCATCTTCTGgtactcctcttcctcctcttgtctcttcttcttgtccAACGCTTCCTTTTTCAGCTTGAAACAAcgacaaacacattaaatacttCTTTGTGATTCAGCcaatacagaaaagaaaaaggataagGTAACACTCTGAACATATTTCCTGCATCTCAAAAATGGTGTGTTAAAATTAGGATTGGGGgatatggccaaaatcttccATCACGTTATCGGTTATCGGTTTCaggtaattcaataaataaatagtctatataaaatataatatggTTTTGTATACCGTACAATTAAATActtaacaaatgaaaagtatttttctcattagattaagaactttagtgcaaaataatacaattttctGAGAAATTTAAGATAGTTTATGCTTGTTCCTATCAATTAAGAAGACATCATTTGGTGTAACTACCTCTCTATGGATTTAATCACAATATGCTTCCATTATAAGATGATAAGTTATTATCTTATGTACATGCTGTGAGGTGTATGTGACTTGAAAGGATAAACAGGATGTGTTgttaaaacagtaaatgtaattaagtaCCTTCTTCTGCAGTTTGGAGCAACGTAAGTCTGAAAGCTGCTTCTCCCTGGCTCCAGTCAATGTTGCACTACCACCTTGATAAAGTGAACAAAGAAAGCATAATGTTATACAAATGGTTGAAGATGATTTGCATTGGGTGTACTTATGTGTGTCGGTTTACCCAGCCTCTCTGGATTCACGTGCACAGAGGGGACTCTGTTTGCCTCTTTCCATCTCTGAAGagcctcctcttctttctgaGCGGCTAGAGCGACACAAAGCTTCATTACTTGagaaagaaattacattttttgtataaaGATCAAAATGATATGAGAGCAGCAGCGTCAGCCTACTCGTTAGGATCTGGTTTCGCCGAGATTCATTTGGTGGGATCACGGTGAATCCACCCGAGctgagacaaggagagagacaCGAAAGAGCTCGTTAGGGACTCAACGGACTGTGGATACTGTAAAACTTTATCaatgtcaaaaactgtttcaatTTTAGACTGAACAGGCAAAAAATGTTGTCTTGTTCACTTATTTTCTGATCAAATATTTCTTTCTATAATCATATTTTGGTTAAtttcatactgtattttatgggcaaaaaaaacatgcgTTGTTtgtacagaaaacaaataaatcaaactgacttaatataatatgaaaacatgatCATTTAGGCATACATCAGCCCTACATATTACAAAGTATACAAAGGTGTGcgcaggttttttttcctgctcaagTGAGGGTTAAAATCTTGTATTTATCTAAAGGATAAATAcaagattttgaaaaaagtagGCATGTAGATATTTATCTGTTCTTCTGATCACTGCAACAATATTAGATTTTTACACagtcaaatgtaaaagtaaGGTAGAAAAAGCACAGTATTTGATTCAATGTTTGTTACACTCTCCACCACATGATGGTATTATGTTTCAGAGAAAGGCTTCTTAACACCAAGACATTTACATGACAGCAATAGTAACACCATTCTGTAAAGATAAATATTATATctaaaaatattcataattagttaataaaatgtgataCATTGCCATGTATTAAACTGTATCAGTATATAAAGTTGATCAAATCAACATCATATGGagcttaaacattaaaatgctgctttaatgaaaaaaagtggCATTCTGCCTTCAACTGAGATaggaaagtgaaagtaaaaaagcTCCAAGCAGGTGTGGTTTATCACATACACATGAACATAACATGCATTGCTGTTGCTATGAAGTCCTTAGTAATCTATCTTTTATTTCTAATAgaagctttttatttctctagCCCATAATTCAATTATTCacgtgttttcttttcttcattcagTTACAACataaggtaaaaacaaaactatattgTGACAGATTAGCCTGCACTTTGCtgttattttgtgtaaaaacatttaaacactaaaAGGGCATTTAAATTAGCCTACATTCGTGGTGTTGTGTGATGGTTGGGATTTCCGGGAAACAGTGAAAGCACCGTTTTCGCTCTCTAATTTTGTGAAACGAAACTGAAAGTCAGGAGCTGTAAATTCAATAAAAGATGATTTATCTAATGCAATGTTGCTCAAATGTCAGCCTAGTTATATAGATGTGCACATTTAACTTACACTGACTCTTTTGAGTGTCCTCATTATAAACTTAACCACACATGTGGGTCACATTGTTGTGTCAgacctttttcattttggtgaAAGATACCATAACTTCCTCTTTGACTTACTATTGCGGCTGTCTGCCCGTCGCCTGTGGGGTCCCGCTGTCAGGTTCATCTCTGTGGGCATGATCAGggctctgctctcctccagaTGTTCCTGATGTGCTGTCTGTAAAGTTGGCATTGTTGGGTTTGTATCCTGTGTTTCTCTGGTTTTGATAAGGATCCATTTTTCCTTCACTGCCAGACTCAGAGACTCTGTGTGACTGGCACCTGGTCCTGTTGATGTGCTATTTTTAACGCAGTTATCAGATGTGCATAATACTTCAAGGGTGGGAGGGTTTTAAGGCAACAGCTACACCTACTGGTCAAATACAGTAGATGTAGATGTGGGCTCTATGTTATTAAAGAGCCAATCTGTAATTTATGTGACCATGAAAGTGAGAGTCAATTTAGATAAAGCACAACATATTCAAATTAACATAATAAGTGTGTTTCCTAACTGATCTAATATTTCCTGTACTccttatgtttttgtatttttacatacagtaccagtcaaaagtttggacacaatgttttttctttatttttatttttttctacattgtagattaatattgaagacatccaaactatgaaggaacacatatggaattatgtggtaaacaaacaaatgctcaacaaaccagaatatgttttatattttacattcttcaaagtagttgaatgagaaggtgtgtccaaacttttgactggtactataaataagcaaatgagcaaaagaaaacagtaaagaatccacaaaactgaaatattatatatacagacagaataactattataactattattgcacagtgtatttgtattgtattgcacaggtttttagtgtcatgtcgtggtctactgggagcagtaGTAT
The Anoplopoma fimbria isolate UVic2021 breed Golden Eagle Sablefish chromosome 16, Afim_UVic_2022, whole genome shotgun sequence genome window above contains:
- the epsti1 gene encoding epithelial-stromal interaction protein 1, which produces MDPYQNQRNTGYKPNNANFTDSTSGTSGGEQSPDHAHRDEPDSGTPQATGRQPQYSGGFTVIPPNESRRNQILTTAQKEEEALQRWKEANRVPSVHVNPERLGGSATLTGAREKQLSDLRCSKLQKKLKKEALDKKKRQEEEEEYQKMKDIQRKKAELLEEKRQQEEQRRREQHRQDHVRKTESFLQRFERTAPGPLASSSAAHTSSRSEAVESNQREEKKGVRDVEQDHRRVNQAFLDNLEGRGSRSEDGTNMGGVRECSFLASENFGHQPSNPAGQQLPPAHLNPDPDQSFVADWTDEADPHYDWALMKLMSIFPDCSKAFLEDILDQCNNDYEQAYTLLNCTMN